One genomic window of Vibrio mangrovi includes the following:
- the fbp gene encoding class 1 fructose-bisphosphatase encodes MSEMRTLGEFIVEKQTDFPHASGELSSLLASIRLAAKIVNREINKAGLADITGAVGTENIQGEDQQKLDVYANEKFKAALEARDQVCGVASEEEDEAVIFNKELNKNAKYVVLMDPLDGSSNIDVNVSVGTIFSIYHRVSPIGTTPTAEDFLQPGNKQVAAGYVIYGSSTMLVYTTGNGVNGFTYDPSLGTFCLSHENMMIPDDGRIYSINEGNYIRFPTGVKKYIKYCQENVPEDDRPYTSRYIGSLVADFHRNLLKGGIYLYPSTFSHPQGKLRLLYECNPMAFLMEQAGGIATDGMNRVLDIDPQELHQRVPFFVGSKNMVAKLQEFLEANQDS; translated from the coding sequence ATGTCTGAGATGAGAACCTTAGGAGAATTTATTGTTGAAAAACAAACAGATTTTCCTCACGCGAGCGGAGAACTCTCTTCCCTTCTTGCTTCTATACGTTTGGCAGCAAAAATTGTAAACCGAGAAATAAACAAAGCCGGTCTGGCTGATATCACCGGTGCCGTAGGTACAGAGAATATTCAGGGCGAAGACCAGCAAAAACTCGATGTTTACGCCAATGAAAAGTTTAAAGCAGCTCTCGAAGCCCGGGATCAGGTCTGTGGTGTTGCCAGCGAAGAAGAAGACGAAGCAGTTATATTCAATAAAGAACTGAATAAAAATGCTAAATATGTCGTGCTGATGGACCCACTCGACGGTTCAAGCAACATTGATGTTAACGTCTCGGTTGGTACGATTTTCTCGATCTATCACCGTGTTTCTCCGATTGGTACAACGCCAACCGCAGAAGATTTTCTGCAACCGGGGAACAAACAGGTCGCAGCCGGATATGTGATTTACGGTTCCTCAACCATGCTGGTGTACACCACCGGAAACGGGGTCAATGGATTTACTTATGACCCGTCTCTGGGCACATTCTGCCTGTCTCACGAAAACATGATGATTCCTGATGATGGCCGGATCTATTCGATTAACGAAGGCAACTATATCCGTTTTCCGACCGGGGTGAAAAAGTACATTAAATACTGTCAGGAAAACGTGCCGGAAGATGATCGCCCTTATACTTCTCGCTATATCGGCTCTCTGGTTGCGGATTTCCACCGCAATCTGCTCAAAGGCGGTATTTATCTTTATCCAAGCACATTCAGTCACCCGCAGGGGAAACTGCGTCTGCTCTATGAATGCAATCCGATGGCTTTCCTGATGGAACAGGCCGGCGGCATTGCCACTGACGGTATGAACCGGGTTCTTGATATCGATCCGCAAGAGCTGCACCAACGCGTCCCATTCTTTGTCGGTTCAAAAAATATGGTGGCAAAACTCCAGGAATTTCTGGAAGCAAATCAAGACAGTTAA
- the ppa gene encoding inorganic diphosphatase, giving the protein MSLNNVPAGKSLPDDIYVVIEIPANADPIKYEVDKESGAVFVDRFMSTPMFYPCNYGYVNDTLSLDGDPVDVLVPTPYPLVPGAVIRCRPVGVLKMTDESGEDAKVVAVPHSKLTKEYDHIQDVNDLPELLKAQIKHFFERYKELESGKWVKVDGWEDAASARAEILSSYERAQNK; this is encoded by the coding sequence ATGAGTTTGAATAACGTACCAGCAGGCAAATCTCTGCCTGATGATATCTACGTCGTCATTGAAATCCCGGCAAATGCTGATCCAATCAAATATGAAGTAGACAAAGAGTCTGGTGCTGTATTTGTAGACCGTTTCATGTCTACACCGATGTTCTACCCATGCAACTACGGTTATGTAAACGATACGCTGTCTCTGGACGGTGATCCGGTTGACGTGCTGGTCCCAACGCCATATCCGCTGGTTCCGGGTGCAGTAATCCGCTGCCGTCCTGTCGGCGTTCTGAAAATGACCGACGAGTCAGGCGAAGATGCAAAAGTTGTTGCGGTTCCTCACTCTAAACTGACTAAAGAATACGATCACATTCAGGATGTTAATGATCTGCCTGAACTGCTGAAAGCACAAATCAAACACTTCTTTGAGCGCTATAAAGAGCTTGAATCAGGTAAGTGGGTGAAAGTTGACGGTTGGGAAGATGCCGCTTCTGCCCGTGCTGAGATCCTGTCTTCTTATGAGCGTGCACAGAATAAATAA
- a CDS encoding GFA family protein, producing the protein MEKHIGNCSCGDIEFYFNNDPINSIFCYCTECQSLTGSDKWFGLWVPRDNFKFTKGTPLSYMRVGDSGKKVNYHFCGTCSTVLCAEVTAGNFYSVSATSLKDNKFTPKMSIYASSAPSWAIFPSDVPKFDALPPGMGG; encoded by the coding sequence ATGGAAAAACATATTGGAAATTGTAGTTGCGGCGACATTGAATTTTACTTTAATAACGATCCGATAAATTCTATTTTTTGCTATTGTACAGAGTGTCAATCGCTCACAGGTTCAGACAAATGGTTTGGACTTTGGGTGCCAAGAGATAATTTTAAATTTACAAAGGGCACACCATTATCGTACATGCGTGTTGGTGATTCAGGCAAAAAGGTAAATTATCACTTCTGTGGTACTTGTAGCACCGTTTTATGCGCCGAAGTAACTGCTGGTAATTTTTATTCAGTATCAGCAACTTCACTAAAAGACAACAAGTTCACTCCTAAAATGTCAATCTACGCATCTTCAGCGCCATCATGGGCGATCTTCCCTAGCGATGTGCCAAAATTTGACGCTCTACCACCAGGGATGGGAGGTTAA
- a CDS encoding ABZJ_00895 family protein, whose protein sequence is MNNEQNTIETVPVVKYIAVFSAIYAALMGLVQILVIEFDIDLGSSANTGMFVGAGLGTMMKFVTENKRAPVKSENRKLVWSCTFSSLIISGLFLASLVIIEGKEAINEFSELLLSVPLFIWAGSLIFITFLSYVMLQINFGWGARLFYKQLSKKQV, encoded by the coding sequence GTGAACAATGAACAAAATACAATAGAGACCGTACCCGTTGTTAAATATATTGCGGTATTTTCGGCTATTTATGCTGCCTTAATGGGACTAGTACAAATATTAGTTATAGAGTTTGATATCGACCTAGGGTCAAGTGCAAATACAGGAATGTTTGTAGGTGCTGGACTAGGAACAATGATGAAATTTGTAACTGAAAATAAACGTGCACCTGTAAAGTCTGAGAATAGAAAGTTAGTGTGGTCGTGTACATTTTCCTCATTAATCATATCAGGTCTATTTTTAGCTTCACTTGTAATAATAGAGGGTAAAGAGGCTATTAATGAGTTTTCAGAATTGCTTTTATCTGTACCTTTATTTATATGGGCTGGAAGTTTAATTTTTATAACGTTTCTTTCATATGTAATGTTACAAATAAATTTTGGCTGGGGTGCAAGATTGTTTTATAAACAGTTATCTAAAAAGCAAGTGTAA
- a CDS encoding type II toxin-antitoxin system RelE/ParE family toxin: MAEIIWTEPALSDLNDIAEYIALENVVAAKQLVQTVFTKVERLEAFPESGRIPPEIEHLSYREIVVGPCRIFYKQDNDRVYILFVLRAERDLRKFLLNKQ; encoded by the coding sequence ATGGCTGAAATAATCTGGACTGAACCCGCGTTATCCGACCTCAATGATATTGCTGAATACATAGCGCTTGAAAACGTAGTCGCTGCAAAGCAATTGGTTCAGACTGTCTTCACTAAAGTTGAGCGCTTAGAAGCTTTTCCAGAGTCAGGTCGTATTCCACCTGAAATTGAACATCTTAGTTACCGTGAGATCGTTGTCGGTCCTTGCCGTATTTTCTACAAACAAGATAATGACAGAGTCTATATTTTGTTTGTTCTGCGTGCAGAAAGAGATTTACGAAAGTTCCTGTTGAATAAGCAGTAA
- a CDS encoding type II toxin-antitoxin system Phd/YefM family antitoxin produces the protein MKVELVTSLKRQATKILADLRDTKEPVLITEHGKPSAYLVDVDDYEFMQNRLVILEGIARGERALADGKVVHHEEAKDKMSKWLK, from the coding sequence ATGAAAGTAGAACTAGTTACATCACTTAAACGTCAGGCAACGAAGATCCTTGCTGATCTGCGCGACACTAAAGAACCCGTGTTGATTACCGAGCATGGTAAACCATCGGCATATCTGGTCGATGTTGATGATTATGAGTTTATGCAAAACCGCTTGGTCATTCTTGAAGGGATTGCCCGAGGAGAGCGTGCTTTAGCTGACGGTAAAGTTGTTCATCATGAGGAAGCTAAGGACAAAATGTCAAAATGGCTGAAATAA
- a CDS encoding DUF4258 domain-containing protein, with product MTDNPKPAPVSEFPLRMGTAKKTINDLAKNHKHRIRIGRHTKDRMAERGVSIRDIFNVLSSSRSTMQEEPARQANGDYICSLLGVSAGERITVVIALREIDVAPGAKTVTVYVE from the coding sequence ATGACTGACAACCCAAAGCCAGCACCCGTTAGCGAGTTTCCATTGAGAATGGGAACAGCTAAAAAGACAATTAATGATTTAGCGAAAAACCACAAACATAGAATCAGGATTGGCAGGCATACCAAAGATCGAATGGCTGAACGGGGAGTATCCATTAGGGATATTTTTAACGTGCTATCAAGCTCAAGATCTACAATGCAAGAAGAACCAGCAAGACAAGCAAATGGTGACTACATTTGTTCCCTTCTCGGGGTCAGTGCTGGTGAAAGAATAACGGTCGTTATAGCACTCAGGGAAATTGATGTAGCTCCCGGAGCAAAGACTGTAACAGTTTACGTAGAGTAA
- a CDS encoding helix-turn-helix domain-containing protein — translation MYHYTESGLENIYLKNGFVVTKEDGEEFVNFTNFDGIQQAIAIAICTQKKWMSSAQLRFLRKEFNLSQTGLGQLIYCDRQSIARWEKGEIEIPHLADVMLRALYLESIDKESHVSLTIKSLADAEIADMHSKICLEEHKGEWKVITA, via the coding sequence ATGTATCACTACACCGAAAGCGGCCTTGAAAACATCTACCTGAAAAATGGATTTGTTGTCACAAAGGAAGATGGTGAAGAGTTCGTAAATTTCACAAATTTTGACGGTATCCAACAAGCGATTGCGATTGCTATCTGTACTCAGAAAAAATGGATGTCTTCAGCTCAACTACGATTTTTGCGTAAAGAGTTCAACCTATCTCAAACTGGGTTAGGTCAACTCATTTACTGTGACAGACAGTCAATTGCTCGATGGGAAAAAGGAGAGATTGAAATTCCTCACCTTGCCGATGTTATGTTGCGTGCTTTGTACTTGGAGTCAATCGACAAAGAAAGCCACGTTTCGCTAACGATTAAGTCACTAGCTGACGCTGAAATCGCAGATATGCACAGTAAGATTTGTTTGGAAGAACATAAAGGAGAGTGGAAAGTTATAACAGCTTAA
- a CDS encoding HEPN domain-containing protein: protein MAVFFTGTFFYAVSIRYLCLGHSVVMSVVMKTSLDHLPEYKQRELATISGILRDTLEDYLRGKTGSKSEFRILKIILFGSHAKGSWVNDPVNGYISDYDILVIVNKPALVEDDVVWQRAEEQIDRKVKSAPLGLIVHDLQEVNERLQQGHYFFRDIREEGIELFAATPKPLALPGDLTEAEQRDIARKHYEQWFTGATNVFKKYYFSLKELTPREAVFDLHQTTERLFSCTLLVCTNYLPKSHNIEKLGKFCAQIDPAFAEIFPMDNKFHRRSFRRLQRAYIDARYSEHYEITEEELDYLATEVQRLQKLTERVCGERIS from the coding sequence GTGGCGGTATTTTTTACCGGCACCTTCTTTTATGCTGTCTCCATCCGTTATCTCTGTCTGGGCCATTCCGTTGTTATGTCTGTTGTTATGAAAACCTCACTCGACCATCTTCCCGAATATAAACAGCGTGAGCTGGCGACGATCTCGGGCATCCTCCGCGATACGCTGGAAGATTATCTCCGGGGCAAAACCGGGAGTAAAAGTGAGTTTCGCATCCTGAAAATCATTCTGTTTGGCAGCCACGCCAAAGGCAGTTGGGTCAATGATCCGGTTAACGGCTATATCAGCGACTACGATATTCTGGTGATTGTGAACAAACCGGCACTGGTCGAAGATGATGTGGTGTGGCAACGGGCCGAAGAGCAGATCGACCGCAAGGTAAAATCCGCACCGCTCGGTTTGATTGTGCATGATCTTCAGGAAGTAAATGAACGACTGCAACAAGGGCATTACTTTTTTCGGGATATTCGGGAAGAAGGGATTGAGCTATTTGCCGCAACACCAAAGCCATTGGCGCTACCGGGAGATTTGACTGAAGCAGAACAACGGGATATTGCCCGGAAGCATTATGAGCAGTGGTTTACTGGGGCAACTAATGTGTTTAAAAAATACTATTTTTCGTTAAAAGAACTGACGCCCCGAGAAGCAGTATTCGATCTTCACCAAACAACCGAACGTCTTTTTTCCTGCACACTGCTCGTTTGCACCAACTATTTACCCAAATCCCACAATATTGAAAAACTGGGTAAATTCTGCGCGCAGATCGATCCGGCCTTTGCGGAGATTTTTCCGATGGATAACAAATTCCACCGCCGCAGTTTCCGGAGGCTGCAACGGGCTTACATCGATGCCCGTTACTCAGAACATTACGAAATCACGGAGGAAGAGCTGGATTATCTGGCAACGGAAGTGCAGCGATTACAGAAACTCACGGAACGGGTTTGTGGTGAGCGGATTAGTTGA
- a CDS encoding pPIWI-associating nuclease domain-containing protein, translating to MKLKKLQNLDFMQEFQSLLETEFEQKLFVASLRNYASHGNPLRFHNFAFSMRELVLHVLKRKAPVKKIKKVSWYERESEKHEVTRRQQLKYCAQSNISDEYLGQDVLEHLNECISEFLDEFHFFNKYTHITEKYFEACPRKFFEDARQVIKIASDSLSQIDDLEHIVIEALEEKVHDSVVTTAVGAIPDSLTIIANHVFVDYSEVEEIECTNIDHEYIYITVRGTVHVTQEYGSKDDLCIMNESYPFSLDMKSHVENPDDFQVEAEELDVDTSSWYE from the coding sequence ATGAAGCTAAAGAAACTACAAAACTTAGATTTTATGCAGGAATTTCAATCTCTCTTGGAAACTGAGTTTGAGCAAAAGCTATTCGTCGCTAGTCTAAGAAACTATGCATCTCATGGGAACCCACTAAGATTCCATAATTTTGCTTTCTCAATGCGTGAGCTTGTGCTCCATGTTCTTAAACGGAAAGCTCCAGTAAAAAAAATCAAGAAAGTTTCATGGTATGAGCGGGAAAGTGAAAAACATGAAGTAACTAGACGCCAGCAATTAAAGTATTGTGCACAATCAAATATATCAGATGAATACCTAGGGCAAGATGTGCTGGAGCATCTGAATGAATGCATCTCAGAGTTTTTAGATGAGTTTCACTTCTTTAATAAATATACACACATCACTGAGAAATATTTTGAGGCATGCCCCAGAAAGTTCTTTGAAGATGCGCGGCAAGTTATCAAGATAGCAAGTGATTCCTTGAGTCAAATAGATGACTTGGAACATATCGTTATCGAAGCGCTTGAAGAGAAAGTCCATGATTCCGTGGTAACCACCGCCGTTGGTGCTATACCCGATAGCCTTACCATTATTGCGAATCATGTATTTGTCGACTACTCAGAAGTAGAGGAAATTGAGTGTACAAATATTGACCACGAGTACATTTACATTACTGTAAGAGGCACTGTGCACGTTACCCAAGAGTACGGTTCGAAAGATGACTTATGTATTATGAATGAAAGTTATCCATTTTCATTGGATATGAAATCACACGTTGAAAACCCCGATGATTTTCAGGTCGAAGCAGAAGAGTTGGATGTTGATACATCGTCGTGGTACGAATAG
- a CDS encoding Clp protease N-terminal domain-containing protein, translating to MFKRLLLRFRDMKTIGKLIPGAEEQANIMGEEKPGAEHFVLSALNLEDGTAKRVFDKFGIDANKFKSAIKAQYDEALSSIGISGQATEITPEPIKSDKILLDSHPSGQDLMKSLYALKKEDNSRPLQSAHVIIVAASIKHGVVPRAFKVLGVDNESLAKAARDELLSI from the coding sequence ATGTTTAAGCGTCTTCTATTACGTTTTCGAGATATGAAAACCATTGGAAAGTTAATACCCGGAGCAGAAGAGCAGGCCAATATCATGGGCGAAGAAAAGCCAGGAGCTGAACACTTTGTACTTTCTGCACTCAATCTGGAAGACGGTACAGCGAAGAGAGTATTTGACAAGTTTGGCATCGATGCCAATAAATTCAAAAGTGCTATAAAAGCGCAGTATGATGAGGCGCTAAGCTCTATCGGTATCAGTGGGCAAGCGACGGAGATTACGCCAGAGCCGATAAAATCAGACAAAATCCTTCTCGATTCACATCCTTCAGGCCAAGATTTAATGAAATCTCTTTATGCGCTGAAAAAAGAGGATAACAGTCGTCCTCTTCAAAGCGCCCACGTAATCATTGTGGCTGCTTCCATAAAACACGGTGTGGTGCCAAGAGCGTTTAAAGTTTTGGGAGTAGATAATGAGTCGCTGGCTAAAGCAGCCAGAGACGAACTCCTTTCAATATAG
- a CDS encoding helix-turn-helix domain-containing protein: MKDIKSLPSPNNPEDALAAVVALRHMAEQLERQAVKEAIAQGWSWSQVAEALGVSKQAAHKRHAAYIQSTTSQKGKSDV; encoded by the coding sequence ATGAAAGATATAAAATCACTTCCATCACCAAATAACCCCGAAGATGCGCTTGCTGCTGTCGTTGCGCTTCGCCATATGGCAGAGCAACTGGAAAGACAAGCCGTCAAAGAAGCCATTGCCCAAGGGTGGAGTTGGTCGCAAGTTGCCGAAGCACTGGGTGTTTCAAAACAAGCGGCCCATAAACGCCACGCTGCATACATTCAGAGTACAACGAGCCAAAAAGGAAAAAGCGATGTTTAA
- a CDS encoding gamma-glutamylcyclotransferase family protein has translation MQQQLVFVYGTLRDGEDNHWHLGDCPMLGYYETPPEFTLYDLGPYPGLIEGHQSVMGEIYVVDDKTLSRLDELEDVPVEYRRESIETPFGMAWIYLYQDVSRLTKTIASGDWCQRI, from the coding sequence ATGCAGCAACAGTTAGTATTTGTTTACGGCACATTGCGTGATGGTGAAGATAATCACTGGCATCTGGGAGACTGCCCGATGCTTGGATACTACGAAACCCCGCCGGAATTCACCCTTTATGATCTGGGGCCGTATCCGGGCCTGATCGAAGGGCATCAATCGGTGATGGGGGAAATCTACGTCGTTGATGACAAAACCCTGTCCCGTCTGGATGAACTGGAAGATGTACCGGTTGAATACCGCCGGGAAAGTATTGAAACACCGTTTGGCATGGCCTGGATCTATCTTTATCAGGATGTCTCAAGGCTGACGAAGACGATTGCTTCCGGGGATTGGTGTCAGCGGATCTGA